TTAGTGCCTCAAGGGCTAGCACGAAACGTTTTTATAGTCTGTTTTATTGTTTAGTACAAATATGAAAGAACGCAAAGATAAATTGCACGCATAATAAAAGAATAATAATCAATTGTACTTAATGTAACAATAACGTTATTTACATTACACTGATTGCACCATTTTTCATCATCATATTCTATTcataaaatctaattttagcCAGAGTTGAAAAAAAACCGGACATATATAAATCAAACGCGTGTCTCGATAGGTTAGTAACACCTTGGTACCACAAATGTACGCTAGCAAATAATAGGAGAggaaacaaaaatagaaatttaaagaaaaagagGGCTAAATCACTTAAGTGATTGAAGCTTACTGTCGCCGGTATGAAGCCATCAATGTGATGAGATAACACTCGATGACATTTACGGATAGCGTGCTCGACCAGCATGGCAAATACAGCTAATAGATATACAAACCACGTGTATACATTTTTATAGTTTCGAGAAAAGTGTCAGATCGCGTGCATACCGCtatgtatacaatatcattCCTCAGGAAAAGCACAGTTTTAAAAGAAAGCTCTTTCCAATACTTGGAATCTTTAGTAGGGATTGACCTTTAGCTAGAGGAATCAACAGTAGGGTTGGCGTTATATTATAAAACGTTTGAACTTTATATCATCACGTTTGTTAATCCACAGAATGGTGTATTTTTGTGTGTCCATATAGAATGAATAATATTTTCTTAGTAAGTTAGCTTTCATAGGGGATCCACTTCAACAgtagatatatacaaatatttgttttctgttaGGACCCTCTTCAAGAAGTAAATGGAGTTCTTAAAAGTGGTTTAAACAATTTTGATATCGCAAAACCGATTCTGCACTATCAATTAGATTGCTGAAACTGACAACATAAATGTGAATAAAAGGTTCGAATTAATTTCAAGTCACCAAAAGTCTTACATTCCAATCTCTGTGTAAGTTTATATAAACGTTGTATATCAACATCAGTAATCTAATAGTGTGCAGTTGGTTGGATTTAAGGTGTTGCTatctgttgatatatatatatatatataacggtgagtatcaatctgctaagacagtgctctataccgcagtggcagagcgcaatagttttggtagttctggaactctttcttggttgtaactcggagtttcacgcatagtgcgatcatcagacaacttatctgatgatcgcactatgcgtgaaactccgagttacaaccaagaaagatttccagaactaccaaaactatatatatatatatatatatatatatatatatatatatatatatatatatatatatatatatatttgtgtgtgtgtttatgtacacagttgatagatattTTATATATGCATTTTATATAAATGcgttttattttctttcaagtTGCATGatagatacacacacaataaacaGTTGAGTGTTTCTGGTCAAGACGTTTcgctcatatatatatatatatatatatatatatatatatatatatatatatatatatatatatatatatatatatatatatatataatatatatatatatatgcatttgagatgtttgataatttttacatatatatatatatatatatatatatatatatatatatatatatatatatatatatatacatacatacatgaaatatatatcaCTATGAATGTATTTCactatatatcaatattgaaaaACAATAACATATGCCTATGTCATTATGACGCTTGAGAGGATATTATCGGATATGGACAATTAGAATGTTATCATTAAACTATTTGTTCATGCATCAGAGCAGTATATATCAACACCTGCCAATGGTTGAATGACCTTAAGTATTGATAACATGATAATGATCCTGATAGTTTGAGTTATTGGGTGCTTTCGTATTACGTAATATTTTGAATAGAGTATTGATTACCCGTAGTCGTTTATGCATTTATATTACGCATTTATTTTCTATGGCAACCAAACATAGTCGCATCTCAAAGCTCCGCCCACACATCTTTTGACACTTCCAACAAACTCCGACGGCGTGTTCGCTCTCATTCGATCAGCAGATAGGGAATCGTTTATATGTGAACAGTTGTTCAGGTGCTGAGATCGGTCTTCAACACACCCACACTCTCTCTCTGTTCATTGCGATATAGGCACGCACTTGGTGAGTTACTATCAATTTATTTACGTATTGCTGATATTATTCTCAGCTACATGGAAAGCTGTAACAAACTTCTTTTTGTCAATGAGTAAGTGCgcccaatattttttgttttccaacGTGTGTTATGAATTCTGCGTAAAGGAAACATCCCAATGTACTATGTGCCAATCACGAATTTGTTCTTTCTCGGCATCTCTGTACAATGTAAACCcattgatacattttcaaagttGCGAAAAAACAACATTAACATCTGTCACATCTTGTACATTAGCATATAATGAAATGTCTAAAACGTACACGTTCCATCATATAGGACCAATTCGACCAACTTAAATCTTTGATTTTTCTGAAACAACTCAGTGATTATAGACCTTGCAGTCCCGACAAAGATCCGACAATCAAGTATTTAGGAGACAATTTTATCTAGACATCATTAGTTTGCAATTGCttctaaataaatattatagaTCGCAGTCAATTGTATCATTCTTTAACACTTCCAATCTGAATTATTCAAGAAAGcccaacaaataaaaaatgattcCGGCATTTCATACATTCAATAACTTTTATTCATCATTATGAGAGATGCTGAGGTGTCACGGGATTTTCCTATTACTAAAGGTATTTAAGACAAGAACGTGTAGAAACAGCAATTGGGCTTGATAAGCGactaaatatatttacattgtatgcatTGCTATTTTAAGGTTTAATTTAGCAATAACACTTGAAATTACCGTCTACTTTTTTGACATGCGTAGTCGATTATGATTGATGGCGGTCTCATAATACTTCATTGAGGAGTACACACCTTGAAAGTTGTATAACAGAATTGCTATACATCAAGTCATTCCCTATATATGACGGAGAAAGGGTATCTACTTATGGAAGTACAAAGTAAAGACACACACCTACTTTTGTGATATTGCCTGCCAATTCATGTATACGTACCATTGATGTATTGCCGGTATATGCCAAATATCGGATATATTTTACAAAGGTCTTTTCCCTActaagtaaatattaaaattttatcTCTCAGGAGAAGGGTTATTCCCGAAACGCCAGCTTTTAATTAACATATTCGTATTATAGATAATCTAATTAACAACGTTTTTCTTCTACCCACTCCACTCGTTTATTATATTCCGTTTATCAAATGTACAGTATCTGTAAACTGGAGGATTAAAAGTGCCAATGTTTACACGTCATCTCCTTGGAAACCATTAATATTTACGAGGAATGTCAGATTTCATAACTGGTCCAGATTCAAAGTGATCATATCGCCTTGTCAAAAGAAGACATGTCATCCTAACACTTGACTTTGgtctttctttttaaaacaagAGGATTAGGGAAAGATTAGAAGACCTAGCCTGAGAAATTACAACCGATATACAGAAGATTTATAGCCTAGCCTATGGATTGATTGATTCCATGTGTCTGTAGCTAAAGTAAGGTTACACCTTAGTTTCTTCTATATAGttgtattgttatttgtttcatttccacGATCATCCTCAACGACTCTCAGACATATTTGCACCGTCCTCGTCGTTCTCATTACTGCTGCCTTTCCTCCTCTCCACCTCCTCCTCCCATACCCCTACCCTCCTCCTCCTTCTCGCCgtcgccgccaccaccaccaccaccaccaccaccatcatcatcatcatcatcatcatcatcatcatcattcctTACCCTCTATCATATCACACTATAATAAGTATAGGCATGTTGGTGTCCTCTTTGGTCACAGGATTATTTGTGCGGTTTCATTCCTTACATGATCTAGTCTTTGTCTGATACTTCAATAACCAATAGCGAAACGTGTCCGAAAAAGAAAACCCGACAAAAACACAACTAAGGTAATAGTATTAACTATATTTACTTCATACCGTAGTTCGTGTTTTGATTGTAACTGAGACACCCAAAAGCAAAGTTGGTGTAGCGTCTTTGcttttgattgattttcaaaGCGAAACTAGTATTTTAATACTGTCTTCAGGTACATAGGTTTGAGTTCACTTATTGTGTCAAATGATCGCCAAACTTTACACCAACGAGTTTATAACTACTCGTTAATGTAAACAGATTTAGCAACAGTAAACAGATTTAgcaacattaaaaaaataaattgtaaattgtttACTTTTGAATACACTAGTATCACGTGATAAAACTAGCACACTGAAACGGGCATTCAtcttaatttatttttcatccGATATGCCTCAAATTCATATCTCCTCCCACATCTATATATCCCATGGCACATTTGAGTCTTTAGTAGCTACAAGTAAGTAATAAATATTATCGCTTCTTCCTCGTGCAAGAACAGATTTGCGTCATAATCCATTCTATCCTCCAGCAACCCGTATCTAGAACAATCACCTCGTAGACGCAATTCAGTCAAACCGTTAAGAGCGATTTCAAATTCattccatcaatcaatcaatcaatcaatcaatcaatcagtcaatcaatcaataaatcaatcaatcaatcaatcaatcaatcaatcaatcaatcaaccaaccaaccaaccaaccaaccaaccaaccaaccaaccaaccaatcaatcaaccaatcattgAATCAATCATACTTATGCTATATACACTACCAGAGAGTGTGGCATGGTACAAATcttgacaaaacaaaatgtaaaatacatcgCTCATTAATCAAAAAGTAAACACGCTGTATGGAGCTGTAGAAATTGCTTCAGGGCTAAATAATCCGTACAGACCTTCCAAGAAATGGCTTGGTATTGTGACGAGGTATCTGACAATGCATATGAATTATGACGTAACATATTTCGGACATAATTTAGCAGCAATCCAGTCAGAGACAATTtcaagataaaatatacagatCTGATTCTTGATCACAAACATTTCTCTTTTCACAAATTATAaagtctttgttgttgttgttgttgttgttgcttttgttgttgttattgttcatCTTGTTGGACGTTTATACCAACAGAACACTGTGGCAGTCACATGACATGTTCAAATTATTAGTACTTTAAATTTCGAGTGGCAAGAATTGATTAGTTTATGTGTAACTATTTTCCAGCCTCTTATCATTCAGAAATTTTCGATATGGGTGTGTAAAGATTCGATTCGATTCGATTCGACTTAACTCAATTCAATTCGATTCGATTCAattcaatccaatccaatccaatccaatccaattcAATCTACACTAACTCACATGAGAAAGATTTCCACAGATTGCTAACATGTGAAAACATTGGTACAGAGACACATATTAATTGGTGCTTGTGTGTACTGATACTCTCAAATTCACGAGaacaaatttagaaaatatacAGCCATCTTGCAATCACATTTGAGAATACTTGAGAACATAATGTCATGTTACTATGAATATCTGTGGAAGGTTTAGTTGAAAATGGGCTAACGCACGTCACATAATTTGAACAAGTCTATCTACTGGTGTAACCTTTACTCTTCTTAAGGCAAAAGGTTTTCCCTTGTTGATTTTGTTATATACTGCCTAACAGCAGTTACGCCCTTTGTTTGTTCATCCACTGAATATCTGCCTGAGGATTTACAGCCTGTCCACTTCCTAATTaagtttattaatattaatttctaAAGCGTCTTttccatttaaaaaatattcaaaagcgctgtaAGAAGATAAAACAGCAAACAACGAAGAATCAAGGTAAAAACAACACACTGGTTAAAAGAATGACACAATGGCTAAAAATAATTACTTTAATAGTATGTGATAATAAAATCAACAGAGTCCATGATATTGTGTTTTGAGTTCGCGTTAAAAAGTCCAACGTCTTTTCAGTTCATTCAGAATATAGAGTTCCAAAGTGTTGGTTGGAGATGGAAAGAGTTCTGCCATTAATTGTGTTGATTGATCGTGATACTACAAGATTTTGACTAAATTTATTACGTAAACTGTGATAAGTGTTGTTGGTGCGtgaaaaaatacacatactacataTGTGAACGTTAAAAACCAGtaaattactttaaaatcaaCCCTTGCCTTCACATGCCGTCAGTGTAACTCAATTGTCAATGAGTGATTGTGATATTCCATCACATTTTCTCAAACCCTACAACTTGCGGGGCATTTAGTTCTTGCTGTAATCTATCtaatgaataataaaaataGGCCAGAGCAATTTAGTTAATTGACTAATTTGAAAACCAGtaaattactttaaaatcaaCCCTTGCCTTCTGTTTTGACTTCATTTCgatgaaataaatataacataaacaagGTGTCATCTTATCAGTGAATTTAATTGTATTCGTGATTGGCAGTCAAAACCCCGAGTGAAACCAcgaatatttataattatactaTGAAATCACAATTACACGGTTggaaataattacatgtaaattgaaaattgtgGTTTAATTTTACTGAGTTGATAATTTGTTCTAATGAGAGCGATCACACCATAATTAGTGGATTCTTACGAACAGTTGAACTGTGTTGTCGAATATGTTTAATTATTACCATGTGTGTTATTAGCAAATTACAAATTACGTAATGTAAATGATCTTGCTCTAGATAGTATCTCATCCCCGAGAGACCGTGTCTTTTTGTAAGTTGAATTGATACACTACAGGTACAGTTTGCATGTGATAAAATGTGGAAGGCATCGTAAAAGGTATCGGTTGTATACCTGATATCATTATAATGTAAGCCCATATTTCCTCCAAGGATATATTAAACGTTAGGTCACATTCAACAACACACTAGTTTTTGATGTCTATAAAAATCGACCTTGATGTAATCTCATTCCCtaattaaatgtacatatgtattcatATAGGGGGTGTATCGTGACCAAGGTTTATTCATATGCAAAGGTATAAGGGACCGGGCAGTTTCTCCGgccgggagggggggggaatCGGTGAATTTTCCATCGGGCCGACGAAAAGTCCCCTCtctgtaaaaccgaaaacatGCTGACCTTCCCCTATcgcttaattctaaaacataatgaacccccccccccccgatatatcatatttatatgacAGATATTTGATTGTGAATCTGAGTGGACTGCATGACAATACTTTAGTAGATATATAGCACCATACTAAATTagtgactacacagggtaaatatattgaaaaaggggtttaatagcatcttgacaataACAgatagggggaaagcttgagatgGGAATATGTTCACCTCTGTGGAAGGAGTCCTAGGGGTCACCTCTAGAGTCTCTGGAGGTTATGTACTCTTAAAGCAAATtcttaggctattcagaccatTTTCAGACaattccaagctttacaagacaacaccaacatgtaaagcAACTACAGAgggttgacatttttttaaaaagtttcatagcatcttgacagtaaagcGATTTCGACTGGGATATGTTTACCTCTTGTGGGTCCTAGGAGGTCTCCTCCTAGAGGTTCCTGAGATTGTTATTCCTAAGGGCAacgtttaggctattcagagcctttcaggcaataattccAAGCTTCACAGACAGCACTAGTGTctgaaattaaactattctttACACAAAAGGTTAAAATATGTTCTttaaaaaaacttattttaagtTTAACGGCATTATGGTGATGGTtgccaaagaaactgaccggtacctaaaagtataacaatattcTTATCTTATATTTCAGAAAATTCAAGAAGTACACTACGGTTACAGAGGAAGATTTCTTTCAAGAATTAAATGTTCACACATTGCTGTATTTAACTTAGAAGGTATgttttccatatatatatatatatatatatatatatatatatatatatatatatatatatatatatatatatatatatatatatatatatatatatatatatatatatatatatgtatgtatgtatgtatgtatgtatgtatatgtatgtatgtatgtatgtatgtatgtatgtatgtatgtatgtatgtatgtatgtatgtatgtatgatctGTCTGTAATGTTCAAAGTCGTCCTTGCTTCcaatcaaaacaaataatgaTCTTCAGCGACGTTCCACTGTGATGTTTCTCGTACTGCAACAATAGCTTAGCGAAATCAAAAAAAGCATGCGTAAAATTGATTCTTACTGACAGTGTTTGCCCTGCAACAACAGCAATTATTTATTCTCGTTAAACTTTCTCTTTTCCTTTGCGATTATCATTAGTACATTTATGAAGCAGGATGTTGCTTTTAGCCTTTCCGTTTACGTCTATATATTAATTCGTATCTCTGATTCATATTACACGTGGATGTCCCTCGCTTTATATCTTTGCATAATTTGGAGTCTGGCTTTGGCGATTAGAGAACCTAAAAGTCATATTATATTCAGGCAGCTTTCGAGACTGTAACACTATAATTTCACTATAAACTTTGGATGTTAAGGAGTTGTACTTATGTAAGTGAAATATGCTGAAGAGTTTGCGGGAAGAGAAAGATGGagaataataatttattgacaatgttagttttatgtgACGCTTTCCCAGACTACATTTAACTATGTTTGATAatatttggggttttttttaattacgGTACCCTTGCTATCTCTTCGTGTTTATGGATTGTGTTAGGAGCAAGACAAGAACTTTGGCGGATTGCTTTTAATTGTACACAAATAATCAACCCGTGTACtaattatgtttttgttgtgCTTTGCAGAGGGTTAGAGTTTGTCCATACACTGATTGGTATTTCCGGAACAAACTGAAAACCATGAATTATACAAATACCACAAATGCCACCTTCAACGACGGTCAATCTGAAACATCAGCATCGGATACAGTTATGAACTCAATCATAGGGTTCATTGGCATCGTCGGCATCATTGGTAATGCACTGGTTTGCTTGGTATTCCTCAAGATTCGTCAACTTCGAACATTGACCAATTACTTGATAGTCCACCAAGCAGTCATCGATTTTATAACGGCAGTCATAATGGTCGGTACCTACCTAGTTCCTCAGTTTGATTACACTTTTGATAGTGTTTTCGGTGAGATCGTCTGCCGTGTCTGGAAATCAGCGTATCTGCTGTGGAGTTGTTTCTTGGCTTCAACGTTGAATCTGGTCGTGGTAACGTGCGAACGTTACTGTGCCATCGTCTACCCTCTGCACTACCCTACAGTTTTCTCGGAGCTTAAGGTGAAAGTAATGCTGCTGTTCGTGTGGCTTATCTCGCTGCTTTTCAAGAGCTTCAAGGTTTACGTCCAATTCTTTGACCAAGGCCATTGCATCCTGAAAAAGACATGGCCGTCTGCAGCCTACCGCTCGTTTGTTGGCATCGTGAATATTCTTATTCAATACTTCGTGCCTCTGGTGATGATGCTGTTCGCCTACATGCATATCTTCATGGTACTGAAAGCTAAATCGAAATCCCTGGTGTCAGCCCCTGGCGAGAATGGAGAAAATTCTAAAGCAGGCTCCATGATGCGTGCACGGAAAAACGTCCTGAAGATGTTGTTCATCGTGTTCCTGGCTTATGCTATCTGCTGGGGACCCAACCAGTT
The genomic region above belongs to Glandiceps talaboti chromosome 8, keGlaTala1.1, whole genome shotgun sequence and contains:
- the LOC144439192 gene encoding histamine H2 receptor-like, with the translated sequence MNYTNTTNATFNDGQSETSASDTVMNSIIGFIGIVGIIGNALVCLVFLKIRQLRTLTNYLIVHQAVIDFITAVIMVGTYLVPQFDYTFDSVFGEIVCRVWKSAYLLWSCFLASTLNLVVVTCERYCAIVYPLHYPTVFSELKVKVMLLFVWLISLLFKSFKVYVQFFDQGHCILKKTWPSAAYRSFVGIVNILIQYFVPLVMMLFAYMHIFMVLKAKSKSLVSAPGENGENSKAGSMMRARKNVLKMLFIVFLAYAICWGPNQFLFLAQNLGAEIDFRSFFYHFTVLWGFLNTSINPFIYALKYKQFQKGVRLVFCPKSTAEIGDSTVARTSHNGT